The Streptomyces sp. NBC_01244 genome contains a region encoding:
- a CDS encoding Uma2 family endonuclease, with the protein MAVIQHETTIAEAADRLSRELPGHRVEILHGRLTVTPPADGRHARTLTRLTVAFHEAGAAEAGLEFLQGIGIWLPTGEDDYAVPDFSLVEADFLDHKVTKNCYRPDAFRMILEVTSSNWADDLGTKVESYARADVPVYVIADRQHDEVVIYTDPRATCYRLRRTFKRGMTLPLPDYLGVTLELPVDMLLD; encoded by the coding sequence ATGGCCGTGATACAGCACGAGACCACGATCGCGGAGGCCGCCGATCGACTCTCCAGGGAGCTTCCCGGACACCGAGTGGAGATTCTCCACGGGAGGCTCACCGTGACACCACCTGCGGACGGCAGGCACGCCCGGACCCTGACCCGGCTCACCGTGGCCTTCCACGAGGCCGGGGCCGCGGAGGCAGGCCTGGAATTCCTCCAGGGCATCGGCATCTGGCTGCCCACCGGCGAGGACGACTACGCGGTCCCGGACTTCTCACTCGTCGAAGCCGACTTCCTGGACCACAAGGTGACGAAGAACTGCTACCGACCTGACGCCTTCCGCATGATCCTTGAGGTCACCTCCTCGAACTGGGCCGATGACCTCGGCACCAAGGTGGAGAGCTACGCCCGGGCCGATGTCCCGGTCTACGTCATCGCCGACCGCCAGCACGACGAAGTCGTGATCTACACGGACCCTCGCGCCACCTGCTACCGCTTGCGCAGAACCTTCAAGCGCGGCATGACGCTCCCCCTCCCCGACTACCTCGGGGTCACCCTCGAACTGCCGGTGGACATGCTTCTCGACTGA
- a CDS encoding polysaccharide deacetylase family protein, whose amino-acid sequence MWRSRAVLAALASLSLTVGAAQAADAVGAEAAAPAVAAASRAVGLPPVVSHVPTAEKVVFITIDDGWAHDPAVARTLVDQRVPASLFLLPGAYSYDAQYFTGLVAQGRSVNVENHTVNHPDLTSLDAAGKDAEVCGAGEQAAAAFGREPKLLRPPYGAVNDDVRLAAKACGVKALITWTHDFTTWGETPATPQLKAGDIVLLHFTPTLGADLKRALDAAKAAGLKPAALMPHLKSAGLVP is encoded by the coding sequence ATGTGGAGATCCCGTGCGGTTCTTGCCGCGCTCGCGTCGTTGTCGCTCACCGTTGGTGCCGCTCAGGCAGCCGATGCCGTCGGGGCCGAGGCCGCCGCTCCGGCCGTTGCCGCGGCCTCGCGGGCCGTGGGGCTGCCGCCCGTGGTGTCGCACGTGCCGACCGCGGAGAAGGTCGTGTTCATCACCATCGACGACGGCTGGGCGCACGATCCGGCCGTTGCCCGGACGCTTGTCGACCAGCGGGTGCCCGCGTCGCTGTTCCTGCTGCCGGGGGCGTACTCGTACGACGCCCAGTACTTCACCGGACTCGTCGCGCAGGGGCGGTCGGTGAACGTGGAGAACCACACCGTCAATCACCCTGATCTGACGTCGCTCGACGCCGCCGGCAAGGACGCCGAGGTGTGCGGGGCAGGGGAGCAGGCCGCCGCGGCGTTCGGGCGGGAGCCGAAGCTGCTGCGGCCGCCGTACGGGGCCGTCAACGACGACGTGCGGCTGGCCGCGAAGGCGTGCGGGGTCAAGGCGCTGATCACGTGGACGCACGACTTCACGACGTGGGGCGAGACGCCGGCCACGCCGCAGCTGAAGGCCGGCGACATCGTGCTGCTGCACTTCACGCCGACGCTCGGCGCGGACCTGAAGCGGGCCCTGGACGCGGCGAAGGCCGCCGGGCTGAAGCCGGCGGCCTTGATGCCGCACCTGAAGAGCGCCGGGCTGGTGCCGTAG
- a CDS encoding SDR family oxidoreductase codes for MSTATRTAVVTGASSGIGAATARQLAEAGYHVVLTARRKDRIEALAAEITAAGHEATAHALDVTDRAAVDALAASLQRCDVLVNNAGGALGADPVATGDPADWRTMYEVNVIGTLNVTQALLPALTASGDGTVVVLSSTAGHSTYEGGAGYVAAKNGARVLAETLRLEIVGQPVRVIEVAPGMVKTEEFAKTRFGGDVERAEKVYAGVAEPLSADDVADTITWAVTRPSHVNIDLLVVRPRAQASNTKLHREL; via the coding sequence ATGAGCACGGCCACCCGAACCGCCGTAGTCACCGGTGCGAGCAGCGGCATCGGCGCGGCCACCGCCCGGCAGCTCGCCGAGGCCGGCTACCACGTCGTCCTCACCGCCCGCCGCAAGGACCGCATCGAGGCCCTCGCCGCCGAGATCACGGCCGCCGGCCACGAGGCGACCGCCCACGCCCTCGACGTCACCGACCGTGCCGCCGTCGACGCCCTCGCCGCCTCGCTCCAGCGCTGCGACGTGCTCGTCAACAACGCCGGCGGCGCCCTCGGAGCCGACCCCGTCGCCACCGGCGACCCCGCCGACTGGCGCACGATGTACGAGGTCAACGTCATCGGCACGCTCAACGTCACCCAGGCCCTGCTGCCGGCCCTGACCGCCTCGGGCGACGGCACGGTGGTCGTCCTCTCCTCCACCGCCGGCCACTCCACCTACGAGGGCGGCGCCGGCTACGTGGCCGCCAAGAACGGCGCCCGCGTCCTCGCCGAGACCCTCCGCCTGGAGATCGTCGGCCAGCCCGTCCGCGTCATCGAGGTCGCCCCGGGCATGGTCAAGACCGAGGAGTTCGCGAAGACCCGCTTCGGCGGCGACGTCGAGCGGGCGGAGAAGGTCTACGCCGGCGTGGCCGAGCCCCTCTCCGCCGACGACGTGGCCGACACCATCACCTGGGCGGTGACCCGTCCCAGCCACGTCAACATCGACCTCCTGGTGGTCCGCCCCCGAGCCCAGGCCTCGAACACGAAGCTCCACCGCGAGCTGTAA
- a CDS encoding Mut7-C RNAse domain-containing protein, translated as MNGPGIQLTLAPELHVFAAPARRGARVPTTTDGVSSLGHVVESAGVPLTEVGRILVDGAETPLAHVPRAGESVEVFGVDRPQHLPGVPRTTPLRFLLDVHLGTLARRLRLLGVDAAYENEDIGDPALATRSAAEQRVLLSRDRGLLRRRELFAGAYVYSDNPDEQVRDILGRFAPALAPWTRCTACNGTLREADKDSVGDRLESGTQRSYEVFAQCADCERVYWRGAHHARLERIVDEAVAEFGGVGTP; from the coding sequence GTGAACGGACCCGGCATTCAGCTCACCCTCGCCCCCGAACTGCACGTGTTCGCCGCGCCCGCGCGCCGCGGCGCCCGCGTGCCGACCACCACCGACGGCGTCTCCAGCCTCGGCCACGTCGTCGAATCGGCCGGCGTCCCCCTCACCGAAGTCGGCCGGATCCTCGTCGACGGCGCCGAGACGCCCCTCGCCCACGTGCCCCGGGCCGGCGAATCCGTGGAGGTCTTCGGCGTCGACCGCCCGCAGCACCTCCCCGGCGTCCCCCGGACCACGCCGCTGCGCTTCCTCCTCGACGTCCACCTCGGCACCCTCGCCCGCCGCCTGCGACTGCTGGGCGTCGACGCGGCGTACGAGAACGAGGACATCGGCGACCCGGCCCTGGCCACCCGCTCCGCCGCCGAGCAGCGCGTCCTGCTCTCCCGCGACCGCGGACTGCTGCGCCGCCGCGAGCTGTTCGCCGGCGCGTACGTCTACAGCGACAACCCCGACGAACAGGTCCGCGACATCCTGGGCCGGTTCGCCCCGGCCCTCGCGCCGTGGACCCGCTGCACCGCCTGCAACGGCACCCTGCGCGAGGCCGACAAGGACAGCGTCGGCGACCGGCTGGAGAGCGGCACGCAGCGCTCGTACGAGGTCTTCGCCCAGTGCGCCGACTGCGAGCGCGTCTACTGGCGCGGCGCCCACCACGCCCGGCTGGAGCGGATCGTCGACGAGGCCGTGGCCGAGTTCGGCGGCGTCGGCACCCCGTAG
- a CDS encoding winged helix-turn-helix transcriptional regulator — MATRTAEARREEAREAYDAFLKECPTSQLLARISDKWVGLIVSALAQAEDRTMRYSELGRRIPGVSQKMLTQTLRSLERDGLVARTVTPTVPVRVDYRLTDLGGNLGCLLSSVKEWAENHFDEVNAHRELHDAATAAAMDS, encoded by the coding sequence ATGGCCACCCGTACCGCCGAGGCCCGCCGCGAAGAGGCCCGCGAGGCATACGACGCCTTCCTCAAGGAGTGCCCCACCAGCCAGCTCCTGGCCCGCATCAGCGACAAGTGGGTCGGCCTCATCGTCAGCGCGCTCGCCCAGGCCGAGGACCGCACCATGCGCTACAGCGAGCTCGGCCGCAGGATCCCCGGCGTCAGCCAGAAGATGCTGACCCAGACCCTGCGCTCCCTGGAGCGCGACGGCCTCGTCGCCCGCACCGTCACGCCCACCGTCCCGGTCCGCGTCGACTACCGGCTCACCGACCTCGGCGGCAACCTCGGCTGCCTGCTCAGCTCCGTGAAGGAGTGGGCCGAGAACCACTTCGACGAGGTCAACGCCCATCGCGAGCTGCACGACGCCGCCACCGCGGCGGCGATGGACTCCTAG